In one window of Miscanthus floridulus cultivar M001 chromosome 12, ASM1932011v1, whole genome shotgun sequence DNA:
- the LOC136497553 gene encoding alpha carbonic anhydrase 1, chloroplastic-like isoform X2, whose translation MRTCTTNAAFFLLLLPLCACCVATGLACDPNGGGAKFGYIGSIGPAHWGSLSPNFTQCARGTHQSPIDISTAEVALNPGLQPLHRDYTVANATLVDNVFNIALRFDDDGAAGSVRIDGKVYRLKQMHWHSPSEHTINGQRFPVELHMVHASDDGNVTVVAMLYRFGSRPDPLLWQIQDKLAALYAEGCRAEEGAPVPAGNVSLWSLRLYSHTYYRYVGSFTTPPCTENVIWSVLAQVREMTVDQAAALMAPLEQAYRRNNRPTQPMNGRIVQVYYHRFMNKKTAP comes from the exons ATGAGGACTTGTACCACAAATGCAGCCTTCTTTCTCCTGCTGCTGCCGCTGTGTGCTTGCTGCGTTGCCACCGGCCTTGCCTGTGACCCTA ATGGCGGTGGCGCCAAGTTCGGGTACATCGGCTCTATCGGTCCTGCCCACTGGGGCAGCTTGAGCCCCAACTTCACGCAGTGCGCGAGAGGGACGCACCAGTCCCCGATCGACATCTCCACGGCCGAAGTGGCTCTCAACCCGGGGCTGCAGCCACTCCACAGGGACTACACCGTCGCCAACGCTACCCTTGTCGATAACGTCTTCAACATCGcg CTGCGCTTCGACGACGACGGAGCTGCTGGGAGCGTGCGCATCGACGGGAAGGTGTACAGGCTGAAGCAGATGCACTGGCACTCgccctccgagcacaccatcaaCGGGCAGAGGTTCCCCGTGGAGCTCCACATGGTTCACGCCAGCGACGACGGCAACGTCACCGTGGTGGCCATGCTCTACCGATTTGGAAGCAGGCCGGACCCTCTGCTTTGGCAG ATTCAGGACAAGCTGGCTGCGCTGTACGCGGAGGGGTGCAGAGCGGAGGAGGGCGCTCCAGTTCCCGCCGGGAACGTGAGCCTCTGGTCGCTGAGGCTGTACTCCCACACGTACTACCGCTACGTCGGGTCCTTCACCACGCCGCCCTGCACCGAGAACGTCATCTGGAGCGTCCTTGCCCAGGTGAGGGAGATGACGGTGGATCAGGCCGCCGCCCTGATGGCGCCCCTGGAGCAAGCCTACAGGCGCAACAACAGGCCGACGCAGCCGATGAACGGCCGCATCGTCCAGGTCTACTACCACCGGTTCATGAACAAGAAGACGGCGCCGTAG